The Vibrio tasmaniensis genome includes a region encoding these proteins:
- a CDS encoding DMT family transporter, with the protein MNKAVNHAILLLVFANLLASFSDVSLKILNGEVPTFQYVFIRQLLSVILLLPFWLKLPRETRMQGGCRINFLRAQFILVGSGCAMIAITHLTLATANAMFYVGPILMLPLSIVLLKERPTSSKVVATLIGFVGVLIVLRPEQFHWAAIAGLGSALAMGVGNILIKRLNAEQHIISTLFWTSVMTLPLALVFALPSWSTIEWRHVGWIMAINLFVLGYHALVVVAYKKAPANQIALAEYSGLVFVTLFGVMWFDEIPDILTLVGISLIVIPMMPIKWKKCFSLKSRTPLDVEANQPKS; encoded by the coding sequence ATGAATAAAGCTGTTAACCACGCCATTTTGCTTTTGGTGTTCGCAAACCTACTTGCGTCCTTTTCAGACGTATCGTTGAAGATACTGAATGGTGAAGTCCCTACGTTCCAATATGTGTTTATCCGTCAGCTATTGAGCGTGATCTTGCTGCTTCCGTTTTGGTTAAAGCTACCGAGAGAGACGCGTATGCAAGGTGGCTGTCGCATTAACTTCTTACGAGCTCAATTTATCTTAGTGGGAAGTGGCTGCGCGATGATCGCCATTACACATCTTACTTTGGCGACAGCAAACGCGATGTTCTATGTTGGACCGATCCTTATGCTTCCTCTTTCGATTGTGTTGTTGAAAGAAAGGCCAACATCATCAAAAGTGGTTGCGACACTGATTGGCTTTGTCGGCGTATTGATCGTTTTACGCCCTGAGCAATTTCATTGGGCGGCGATTGCAGGCTTAGGCAGCGCGCTGGCGATGGGAGTGGGTAACATCTTGATCAAGCGTCTGAACGCAGAACAACACATTATCTCGACTCTGTTTTGGACCAGCGTGATGACGTTGCCACTCGCGTTGGTGTTTGCATTACCATCATGGTCCACGATTGAATGGCGTCATGTTGGTTGGATCATGGCAATCAACTTGTTCGTGCTTGGATACCATGCGCTTGTGGTGGTGGCTTACAAAAAAGCACCGGCTAACCAAATTGCGCTCGCAGAGTATTCAGGATTGGTGTTTGTAACGCTATTTGGCGTGATGTGGTTTGACGAAATCCCAGACATTCTAACGCTGGTTGGCATTAGCCTCATCGTTATTCCGATGATGCCGATTAAATGGAAGAAGTGTTTTAGCTTGAAGAGCAGAACGCCTCTCGATGTGGAGGCCAATCAGCCCAAGTCGTAA
- a CDS encoding DUF3081 domain-containing protein: MDNRITIIEFLRVFEFIRSSGEQLDNKYQVGEMTAWHDYDGYTCWLSYRDVTVTLMFHGSLKIEYDKASNYEDFINHCLTMLATEPSP, encoded by the coding sequence ATGGACAACAGAATCACCATTATTGAGTTTCTCAGAGTGTTTGAGTTCATTCGCTCTTCCGGTGAGCAACTTGACAACAAATATCAAGTAGGCGAAATGACGGCTTGGCATGATTACGACGGTTACACCTGTTGGCTAAGCTACAGAGACGTTACGGTAACCCTGATGTTCCACGGTTCATTAAAAATCGAATACGACAAAGCGTCGAACTATGAAGACTTCATCAACCATTGTCTGACTATGCTTGCTACAGAGCCTTCTCCGTAA
- the fecE gene encoding Fe(3+) dicitrate ABC transporter ATP-binding protein FecE: MLKTQNLSVAYGKQTIIPNLSVSIPKGKITALIGPNGCGKSTLLKTLVRINKPVAGEVLFEDKPLSSYGDKVLARSLSLLPQILVSPEGISVRKLVEYGRSPYVSHWGRLGQEDQAIVEQAMRDTGVLEFADKPIESLSGGQRQRAWIAMIIAQDTDVVMLDEPTTYLDMSHQVELMNLMQQMNDKGKTVVVVLHDLNQASRYCDHLIVLERGGLVAEGTPDEVMTETLLNDVFDLKASVFRDPISNTPMCVAI; encoded by the coding sequence ATGCTAAAAACGCAGAATCTTTCCGTCGCGTACGGCAAACAAACGATCATACCGAACCTTTCGGTGTCCATCCCAAAGGGAAAAATCACAGCCTTAATTGGACCCAATGGGTGTGGTAAATCTACCTTGTTAAAGACGTTAGTCAGGATCAATAAGCCTGTGGCAGGAGAGGTGTTATTTGAAGACAAACCGTTGTCGAGCTATGGCGATAAAGTGCTCGCGCGTTCGTTGTCGCTTCTGCCGCAAATATTGGTTAGCCCCGAAGGCATTTCGGTCCGAAAATTGGTTGAATATGGCCGTTCTCCTTATGTGTCCCATTGGGGAAGGTTAGGGCAAGAAGACCAAGCGATTGTCGAACAAGCAATGCGTGATACCGGCGTACTTGAGTTTGCTGATAAACCGATTGAGTCACTGTCGGGTGGGCAGCGTCAAAGAGCATGGATAGCGATGATAATAGCGCAAGACACAGATGTCGTGATGTTGGATGAACCGACCACTTATCTTGATATGTCTCACCAAGTTGAATTAATGAACTTGATGCAGCAGATGAATGACAAGGGAAAAACGGTGGTGGTTGTGCTCCATGATCTGAACCAAGCTAGCCGTTACTGCGATCATTTGATCGTTTTAGAAAGAGGTGGTTTAGTGGCTGAAGGCACCCCCGATGAGGTGATGACCGAGACATTGCTGAATGATGTTTTTGATCTCAAAGCGAGCGTATTTCGTGACCCTATATCCAATACGCCGATGTGTGTGGCGATTTAA
- a CDS encoding DMT family transporter: MPSFSVSMIPVGVRSMILSAFGFALMSACVKYISNYGIPVFEIVAARALVSLIISYIDVKRKGISIWGNNKPLLFVRGAVGTAALMCVYYAVTTLPLAEATILQYVHPVFTALLGVLFLKERVQKSTMICIAFCLAGLLVMVQPSMNSGVNSELPMFSIMVALLGAFGSSIAYVIVRKLSQTEDSSVIIFYFPLVALPISTALIWNDFVWPSLFLTVMLVLVGIFTQIGQYGLTKAMQTQAAGKASAYSYVQIVFSALLGVWIFNEIPSVWTYLGGGLIVTGALINVFGKQLLVPFKAK; encoded by the coding sequence ATGCCTTCTTTCTCTGTTTCAATGATCCCTGTTGGGGTTAGGTCCATGATCCTCTCCGCTTTTGGGTTCGCACTGATGTCTGCTTGTGTGAAATACATCAGCAACTACGGTATACCTGTATTTGAAATTGTTGCAGCAAGGGCTTTGGTCTCTTTGATCATCAGCTACATCGATGTGAAACGAAAAGGCATCTCGATCTGGGGTAATAACAAACCTTTGTTGTTTGTTCGTGGTGCTGTTGGTACTGCGGCGTTGATGTGTGTTTACTACGCTGTCACCACCTTGCCATTAGCAGAAGCAACCATTCTACAATACGTACATCCTGTGTTTACTGCGTTGCTTGGCGTGTTGTTCTTAAAAGAGCGCGTGCAAAAGTCGACCATGATCTGCATTGCATTCTGCCTCGCGGGATTGCTGGTGATGGTACAACCAAGCATGAACAGTGGCGTAAACAGCGAGTTACCCATGTTCAGCATTATGGTGGCGTTATTGGGCGCGTTTGGTAGCTCAATTGCTTATGTAATTGTGAGAAAGCTTAGCCAAACTGAAGATAGCTCGGTGATCATCTTCTACTTCCCGCTGGTTGCTCTTCCAATCTCAACAGCCCTGATCTGGAACGACTTTGTATGGCCGAGCTTATTCTTAACCGTTATGTTGGTTCTGGTCGGGATTTTCACTCAGATAGGCCAATACGGTTTAACCAAAGCGATGCAAACTCAAGCTGCCGGTAAAGCTTCGGCTTACTCATACGTTCAAATCGTATTCTCAGCGCTGTTAGGCGTGTGGATCTTCAATGAGATTCCATCAGTTTGGACTTACCTAGGTGGTGGCCTGATCGTAACAGGAGCCTTGATCAATGTGTTTGGCAAACAACTGTTAGTACCGTTTAAAGCTAAGTAA
- a CDS encoding heme-binding beta-barrel domain-containing protein — translation MKKLLALGIAAAISVPAVADHNTINGMDFGPLAKLVGTWKSVETGGVDISPGQEGTDVGAGGPAVTPFYEVMTFEVAADATNASDQYLVALYYKQEVFRKIDDSKFHDQRGYFIYDQKNQIVYNSYCVPRTTCVTAEGPAGDTMTLVASKRGIAESEYMTDNATTTGFTMNISISDDTLTYSQTTGLEIYDNAFAHTDSSTLVKVE, via the coding sequence GTGAAAAAATTATTAGCACTTGGTATTGCAGCAGCAATCTCGGTTCCAGCAGTAGCCGACCACAATACAATCAATGGTATGGATTTCGGTCCACTTGCAAAGTTAGTCGGCACATGGAAATCGGTCGAAACTGGTGGCGTTGACATATCCCCGGGTCAAGAAGGGACTGATGTGGGTGCGGGTGGCCCAGCAGTCACACCATTTTATGAAGTGATGACGTTTGAGGTAGCTGCAGATGCCACCAACGCTAGCGACCAATATCTTGTTGCGCTGTACTACAAGCAGGAAGTATTCAGAAAGATCGATGATTCTAAATTCCACGATCAACGTGGTTACTTCATCTACGACCAAAAGAATCAGATCGTATACAACTCTTACTGTGTGCCACGCACCACATGCGTCACCGCAGAAGGCCCTGCTGGCGATACAATGACGCTAGTCGCGTCTAAGCGCGGTATCGCTGAGTCTGAATACATGACAGACAACGCAACCACGACAGGTTTCACAATGAACATTAGTATTTCAGACGACACGCTGACTTACTCTCAAACAACAGGCTTAGAGATCTACGACAACGCTTTTGCTCACACCGATTCAAGTACATTGGTTAAAGTGGAATAG
- a CDS encoding zinc-binding alcohol dehydrogenase family protein, protein MSVPSKMKAIGFTQSFAITEQDSLFEFETSLPELKNNDLLVKVSATSINPADAKIRIRSAKDKTLEQPKVLGYDAVGEVVGKGTDVEGFELGDRVYYAGDVTRMGANAEYQAIDYRITAKAPKSLSDEAAAVMPLATLTAWEALFDRLRVRPEEQKSILIIGGAGGVGSITIQLASQLTNLTVIATASRPETEQWVRDMGADHVVNHRNLVESVREQGIQHVDYIFNVADTKGHWESMVELIAPQGMISSIVEFDGGIDLSALKGKSVGFVWELMFTRSLFNTDDIQKQQDILFQAANLIDAGRIKSTLTTTLNGFSVETLKEAHQLIESSSSIGKTAIKY, encoded by the coding sequence ATGTCAGTACCATCAAAAATGAAAGCTATTGGATTTACTCAGTCATTTGCGATTACAGAGCAAGACAGTTTATTTGAGTTTGAAACGAGTCTGCCAGAACTAAAAAATAATGACTTGCTGGTAAAAGTGAGCGCGACTTCTATCAACCCTGCTGACGCAAAAATTCGTATTCGTAGTGCTAAGGATAAAACACTCGAACAGCCTAAAGTGCTGGGCTATGACGCGGTTGGCGAAGTTGTCGGTAAAGGTACAGACGTTGAAGGTTTTGAATTAGGTGACCGTGTTTACTACGCGGGTGACGTCACTCGCATGGGAGCTAACGCGGAATATCAAGCCATTGATTACCGTATTACTGCGAAAGCACCAAAGAGCCTTTCTGATGAAGCTGCTGCTGTGATGCCGCTAGCGACACTCACTGCGTGGGAAGCGTTGTTCGATCGCCTACGTGTTCGTCCTGAAGAGCAAAAGTCGATTCTGATCATTGGCGGCGCTGGTGGCGTAGGCTCAATCACGATTCAATTGGCGAGCCAACTGACTAACCTGACTGTCATTGCGACGGCTTCAAGACCTGAAACCGAGCAGTGGGTAAGGGATATGGGTGCAGACCATGTGGTGAATCATCGTAACTTGGTTGAGTCTGTGCGCGAGCAAGGCATCCAGCATGTCGATTACATTTTTAATGTTGCTGATACCAAAGGGCACTGGGAATCGATGGTGGAGCTGATTGCACCACAAGGCATGATCAGTTCGATTGTGGAGTTCGATGGTGGAATTGATCTGTCGGCGCTGAAAGGTAAGTCTGTAGGTTTTGTGTGGGAGCTGATGTTTACACGTTCATTGTTCAACACAGACGATATCCAGAAACAGCAAGATATCCTGTTCCAAGCGGCGAACTTGATTGATGCAGGCCGCATTAAATCGACACTAACGACCACATTGAATGGCTTTAGTGTTGAAACACTGAAAGAGGCGCACCAACTTATTGAAAGCAGTTCGTCGATTGGAAAAACAGCCATTAAATATTAA
- a CDS encoding VOC family protein, protein MIQLEHVNLVVKDIPEMLTFYKAAFPHWYVRDEGQGEWSGKPRNWLHFGDEYQYIALSDHGEGENRDLAGHSVGLAHFAYVTNNIESVIERLIDAGFPIAKPGAEEPYRKNVYFVDPAGFEIEFVEYLSDDPKLRNAT, encoded by the coding sequence ATGATCCAACTTGAACATGTAAATTTAGTGGTTAAAGATATCCCAGAGATGCTGACTTTCTATAAAGCAGCTTTCCCTCACTGGTATGTGCGTGATGAAGGGCAAGGCGAATGGTCTGGCAAGCCACGTAACTGGCTACATTTTGGTGATGAATATCAATACATCGCGTTGAGCGATCACGGCGAAGGAGAAAACAGAGATTTGGCTGGGCATTCTGTCGGTCTCGCGCATTTTGCTTATGTAACCAACAATATCGAGAGCGTGATTGAGCGCCTTATTGATGCGGGTTTCCCTATTGCCAAACCTGGCGCTGAAGAACCTTATCGCAAAAACGTTTACTTTGTTGATCCGGCGGGCTTTGAAATCGAGTTTGTAGAGTACTTGAGTGATGATCCCAAGCTGCGTAATGCCACGTAG
- a CDS encoding CIA30 family protein — MEKIMHETDFKTHLLRKPIASLWLILSLSFLWSQVSVAGIDMIDFAQANEQKNWTATNDNVMGGISTGGLIHDGETSQFKGELSLENNGGFSSINRSVKTLSSETDSLDLTFVGDGRTYQLRFTTWIDGNRTNYKHNFETIKGEQLKKAFRLKDFQAVFKGRLLNGAPALKAQHIKQIGFLIADKQPLPFELNLLQIQFKTSQETE, encoded by the coding sequence ATGGAGAAAATCATGCACGAAACTGATTTTAAAACGCACTTACTGCGTAAACCAATCGCTTCTTTGTGGCTAATACTCAGCCTTTCTTTTTTATGGTCTCAAGTATCTGTAGCAGGAATAGATATGATTGATTTTGCACAAGCGAACGAACAGAAGAATTGGACAGCGACCAACGACAATGTGATGGGCGGCATCTCAACAGGCGGTCTTATTCATGATGGCGAGACGAGTCAATTTAAGGGCGAACTATCGTTAGAGAACAATGGTGGCTTCAGTTCAATCAATCGCTCTGTTAAAACACTAAGCTCTGAAACGGACAGCTTAGATTTGACGTTTGTGGGTGATGGTCGTACTTACCAATTAAGGTTCACAACGTGGATAGATGGAAACAGGACCAACTACAAGCACAACTTTGAGACAATTAAAGGTGAACAACTCAAGAAAGCCTTCCGACTAAAGGACTTTCAAGCGGTGTTTAAAGGTCGGTTACTCAACGGAGCTCCGGCGCTTAAAGCTCAACACATTAAACAGATCGGCTTTTTGATTGCGGACAAACAGCCTCTGCCCTTCGAGCTAAACTTACTTCAGATTCAATTCAAAACCTCGCAAGAAACGGAGTAA
- a CDS encoding MATE family efflux transporter codes for MKKILTLAFPLIISQLISMALVLTDVWMMSRISVSALAAGGLGASIYFFIFIIASSTVGCVANLIAIAYGQRVARPEFGNTQIRLAVKGATMLAFVLSVTLMASFWFAPLVLEAAKQPPEVITLAMEYVHALKWVMLPSLILLVLRGLTSAFGNVRSILVMSIITVILNVPVSYFLTFQLDMGLTGLGLGTAIAAFIVMVGYTIWVFKRDEFKQFAPWLNTEEYSIKLMSPLLMMGLPIGLAALLEHGLIYGGTLMAGTISIASLALHQILLQCLSFTWNFNFGFSQAAAILVGRDFGAGNYEGIKRTSILSFILVSVLSVALSAVFIIWPEMIASIFKLDDGTGAMTSLLASVIWVVALCFIVDAWQLLAINLLRGMKIVSMPTVMTAIGYWVFGLPAAWYLMSKFELAGIWGGIGVGLGVTGILLLIQLMRVIQKNSQSPDLSTHAYS; via the coding sequence ATGAAAAAAATACTCACTCTTGCATTCCCTTTGATCATTTCACAGCTGATATCCATGGCTTTAGTCCTTACTGATGTTTGGATGATGTCGCGAATCAGCGTGTCAGCTCTTGCGGCTGGTGGCTTAGGTGCCTCTATCTACTTCTTCATCTTCATTATTGCGAGCAGCACGGTAGGGTGTGTCGCGAACTTGATTGCTATTGCTTATGGTCAACGAGTCGCTCGCCCAGAGTTTGGTAATACACAAATCAGATTGGCGGTGAAAGGCGCAACCATGTTGGCATTCGTGCTCAGCGTGACCCTAATGGCCAGCTTCTGGTTTGCTCCGTTGGTATTGGAAGCAGCAAAACAGCCGCCAGAAGTGATTACCTTAGCCATGGAATATGTGCATGCCTTGAAATGGGTGATGCTGCCTTCGCTTATTTTGTTGGTACTGCGTGGCTTAACCAGTGCGTTTGGTAATGTGCGCTCTATTCTGGTGATGTCTATTATCACCGTAATTCTGAATGTGCCAGTGAGCTATTTCTTAACTTTCCAATTAGACATGGGTTTAACTGGTTTAGGGCTAGGTACGGCTATCGCGGCATTTATCGTGATGGTTGGATACACTATTTGGGTGTTCAAACGTGATGAGTTCAAGCAGTTCGCCCCTTGGTTAAATACCGAAGAGTATTCAATCAAATTAATGAGCCCTTTATTGATGATGGGTTTGCCTATTGGGCTCGCTGCATTACTTGAACATGGCTTGATATACGGCGGAACCTTGATGGCGGGGACGATCAGTATTGCTTCTCTAGCGCTGCACCAAATCCTGCTGCAATGCTTAAGCTTTACTTGGAACTTCAATTTCGGTTTCTCACAAGCTGCGGCGATTTTGGTTGGCCGTGATTTCGGTGCGGGTAACTACGAAGGCATCAAAAGAACCTCGATTCTAAGCTTTATATTGGTGTCGGTGTTGAGCGTGGCGTTGTCTGCCGTGTTCATTATCTGGCCAGAAATGATCGCGTCTATCTTCAAGTTAGACGATGGTACGGGTGCAATGACTTCGCTATTGGCCTCAGTTATCTGGGTGGTTGCGTTGTGCTTTATTGTAGACGCCTGGCAGTTACTGGCGATTAACCTGTTGAGAGGGATGAAGATTGTCTCAATGCCAACCGTAATGACAGCCATTGGTTACTGGGTATTTGGTTTGCCAGCGGCTTGGTATTTGATGTCTAAGTTTGAATTGGCAGGGATCTGGGGCGGAATCGGTGTTGGTTTAGGTGTGACAGGTATTCTGCTGCTTATCCAGCTGATGCGTGTCATTCAAAAGAACAGTCAATCTCCGGATCTCTCGACTCATGCTTATTCGTGA
- a CDS encoding LysR family transcriptional regulator, producing the protein MLLEDLQVILKVAEFRSITAAATNLDMRTATASAAVKRVEAALGAELFVRTTRHLRLSSAGERYLPECEQALKLLEQAKLNIREELGILDGEIRIALSSDLGRNLITPWLDEFLLEYPKASVRTSISDSNIDFYRDAVDMALRYGSPTDANMYGFKICDVPRILCAAPEYLSEIGTPKQPSDLAQHNGLLYQLHDMLQDEWVFNDGTQDHKVKLKGNRASNDADLVRRWCIAGKGIAIKSCLDMSPHLLSGEVVKVMPEFKPTPTELWLVCPSRQSITPTVRLLRDLFRKKTAEILSQLGDQGILENKAS; encoded by the coding sequence ATGCTTCTTGAAGACTTACAGGTCATTTTAAAAGTGGCGGAGTTTCGCAGCATCACCGCAGCAGCCACCAACCTAGACATGCGTACTGCTACCGCGAGTGCTGCCGTCAAACGAGTTGAAGCTGCGTTAGGTGCTGAATTGTTTGTAAGAACCACGCGCCATCTAAGGCTCTCTTCAGCAGGCGAGCGCTATTTACCGGAATGCGAACAAGCCTTGAAATTGTTGGAGCAAGCAAAGCTCAACATACGGGAGGAGCTCGGTATTCTTGACGGTGAAATTCGTATTGCGCTTTCATCGGATCTAGGCCGCAACCTCATCACACCTTGGTTAGATGAGTTCTTGCTTGAATACCCTAAAGCATCAGTTAGAACGAGCATCAGTGACAGTAATATCGATTTTTACCGTGACGCCGTTGATATGGCGCTTCGCTATGGCTCCCCTACTGACGCCAACATGTATGGTTTCAAGATCTGCGATGTACCGAGAATATTGTGTGCCGCTCCTGAATACTTGTCTGAAATTGGAACACCAAAACAGCCTAGTGACTTAGCTCAGCACAATGGTTTGCTTTACCAACTCCATGACATGTTGCAAGACGAATGGGTGTTTAACGATGGTACTCAAGATCATAAAGTGAAGCTTAAAGGGAATCGTGCATCGAACGATGCTGACCTTGTGAGACGTTGGTGTATTGCAGGGAAAGGTATCGCAATAAAGTCTTGTTTAGATATGTCACCTCATCTGCTTTCAGGCGAAGTGGTTAAAGTTATGCCTGAATTTAAGCCTACACCTACCGAGCTGTGGTTAGTCTGCCCTAGTCGTCAATCCATCACACCAACAGTTCGCTTATTAAGAGATTTATTCCGTAAGAAAACCGCAGAGATCCTCTCTCAATTGGGAGACCAAGGTATTCTAGAAAATAAAGCATCATAG
- a CDS encoding LysR family transcriptional regulator, with amino-acid sequence MTPYPSLPSSHNGLKAFEAAARLMSFTLAADELNVTQSAISRQIKQLEDELNASLIIRKHRAIELTVQGHDLYVALRESYGNIESVIASWSEPKQKRIVIKATLSFATRVLISKVRELNERYSDYEIVIVPVIEEDEAINSSEYDLLIFHTRFKKRYDNTPDIAFLREEFMAPVCSTSLTNSASLNNKDTDLDSILTMPRLHPTLDHHDWKVWLADVESPPKKPVRNTSFLSLDMALSACLSGEGVTVTDLLLVLQDLQRGFLYCPKDAKIQHSAWTYFMHQRTHTPIINDLIEWLREETAKEIELLKSLAQQYQWFGVIEQDKGFGRLS; translated from the coding sequence ATGACCCCATATCCTAGCTTGCCATCCTCACATAATGGCTTAAAAGCCTTCGAAGCGGCTGCAAGGTTGATGAGCTTTACGTTGGCTGCCGATGAACTCAACGTGACACAGAGTGCAATCAGCCGTCAGATCAAACAGCTTGAAGATGAGCTGAACGCATCGCTGATCATTCGTAAGCATCGAGCCATCGAATTAACGGTACAAGGTCATGATTTGTATGTGGCTTTGCGTGAAAGCTACGGCAATATCGAATCGGTGATCGCCTCTTGGAGTGAGCCAAAGCAGAAGCGTATTGTGATTAAAGCGACCTTGAGTTTTGCTACGCGGGTGTTGATCTCTAAGGTTCGTGAATTAAACGAGCGTTACTCTGATTACGAGATCGTTATCGTTCCTGTGATTGAAGAAGATGAAGCGATCAACAGCAGCGAGTACGACTTGTTGATCTTCCATACTCGATTCAAAAAACGATACGACAACACACCTGATATCGCCTTCCTGCGTGAAGAATTTATGGCTCCGGTCTGTTCTACTAGCTTAACGAATTCTGCCAGTTTAAATAATAAAGACACCGACCTCGATTCGATCTTAACCATGCCAAGGCTCCACCCGACCTTGGATCACCATGACTGGAAAGTATGGCTGGCCGATGTCGAATCACCTCCGAAAAAGCCCGTCAGAAATACCAGCTTTTTATCTTTAGATATGGCGCTCAGTGCTTGTTTGTCAGGTGAAGGCGTCACGGTGACGGACTTACTGTTGGTTTTACAAGATCTACAACGAGGCTTCTTGTACTGCCCTAAAGATGCAAAGATTCAACACAGTGCTTGGACTTACTTCATGCACCAGCGTACACACACACCTATCATCAATGACCTTATTGAATGGCTGAGGGAAGAGACAGCAAAAGAGATCGAGTTGCTGAAATCACTCGCACAGCAATATCAGTGGTTTGGTGTAATTGAGCAAGATAAAGGCTTTGGTCGACTCTCTTAA